Proteins encoded within one genomic window of Pectobacterium araliae:
- the proP gene encoding glycine betaine/L-proline transporter ProP, whose protein sequence is MRLKKKKIEPMKIQDITIIDNGRLKKAITAAALGNAMEWFDFGVYGFVAYALGQVFFPGADPGVQMIAALATFSVPFLVRPLGGIFFGAMGDKFGRQKVLSITIIIMSVSTFCIGLIPSYESIGIWAPILLLLAKLAQGFSVGGEYTGAAIFVAEYSPDRRRGFLGSWLDFGSIAGFVMGAGVVVLISSIVGEESFLDWGWRIPFFIAAPLGLIGIYLRHALEETPTFQQHVDNIDKESKDSIQSPPKISLREIVTKQWKGLLICIGMVITTNVTYYMLLTYMPSYLSHSLNYSEDHGVMIIIAVMIGMLFVQPVMGLMSDRYGRKPFVICGSIGLLLLSVPSFILINSDVIGLIFCGLLMLAVLLNSFTGVMASTLPALFPTHIRYSALAISFNVSVLVAGFTPTAAAWLVEFSGNLYMPAYYLMGIGLIGLITGMSMRETANQPLKGATPAASDRTEAKELLQEQYDNIEQKIEEIDEQIADLEKKRKRLTEQHPEIN, encoded by the coding sequence ATGAGATTAAAAAAGAAAAAAATTGAACCGATGAAAATTCAGGACATTACCATTATTGATAATGGCAGACTCAAAAAAGCCATTACTGCCGCTGCATTGGGTAATGCAATGGAATGGTTTGATTTTGGCGTATATGGCTTTGTGGCGTATGCGCTCGGACAGGTCTTTTTCCCCGGAGCCGATCCCGGCGTACAAATGATTGCCGCGCTGGCCACGTTCTCGGTTCCCTTTTTGGTTCGGCCGCTCGGTGGGATATTCTTTGGGGCGATGGGGGATAAATTTGGTCGCCAGAAAGTCCTGTCGATCACCATTATTATCATGTCGGTGAGCACATTCTGTATCGGCTTGATTCCGTCCTATGAGTCTATCGGTATTTGGGCACCGATATTACTGCTGTTAGCGAAGCTGGCGCAGGGTTTCTCCGTCGGGGGAGAATATACCGGTGCGGCGATTTTCGTTGCTGAATATTCTCCGGACAGACGACGCGGATTTTTAGGGAGCTGGTTGGATTTCGGCTCGATTGCCGGGTTTGTGATGGGGGCGGGTGTTGTGGTGTTGATTTCCTCCATCGTGGGAGAAGAAAGCTTTCTGGATTGGGGATGGCGTATTCCGTTCTTTATTGCCGCGCCGCTCGGGTTAATTGGAATTTATTTGCGCCATGCGCTGGAAGAAACGCCAACGTTCCAGCAGCACGTTGACAATATTGATAAAGAATCAAAAGACAGCATTCAATCCCCGCCGAAGATTTCCCTGCGTGAAATTGTGACCAAACAATGGAAAGGTCTGCTGATCTGTATCGGGATGGTGATCACCACCAATGTCACCTATTACATGCTGTTGACGTACATGCCGAGTTACCTTTCACACAGCCTGAATTACTCGGAGGATCATGGCGTGATGATTATCATCGCCGTCATGATCGGGATGCTATTTGTCCAGCCAGTGATGGGACTGATGAGCGATCGCTACGGGCGTAAACCGTTTGTTATTTGCGGCAGCATTGGGCTGCTGTTGCTGTCGGTGCCCAGCTTTATCTTGATTAACAGTGATGTAATTGGGCTGATTTTCTGCGGATTACTGATGCTGGCGGTGTTGCTGAATTCTTTCACGGGGGTGATGGCGTCAACGCTTCCCGCCTTGTTCCCCACGCATATTCGCTATAGCGCCTTGGCGATATCGTTTAATGTTTCCGTGCTGGTTGCGGGTTTTACACCAACGGCAGCGGCATGGCTGGTGGAGTTTAGCGGCAATCTGTATATGCCCGCATATTACCTGATGGGCATTGGGCTGATCGGTCTGATTACCGGGATGTCGATGCGGGAAACCGCGAACCAGCCGCTGAAAGGCGCGACGCCAGCGGCATCGGATCGAACGGAAGCCAAAGAGTTGTTGCAGGAACAGTACGACAATATTGAGCAAAAAATAGAAGAGATTGATGAACAGATTGCTGATCTGGAGAAGAAAAGAAAACGGTTGACCGAACAGCATCCTGAAATTAATTAG
- a CDS encoding ABC transporter permease subunit: MSESLYCRTCANINQTQRPQYGVLIPLFSRLLTLAGIVVLIGMLPWLSGQDPALALLRARSGEQEATAETLNAIRQSLGLDHGPLRLLLNWLTGLLHGDAGTSWVSGRPVLPGMLQAVAISLTLMASSALVAFTLAAVLCVPTFRQGLRGHIHRSGGLFAALFTALPEFLLASFLLIVGAVWLQWFPPYGWLGLHYAVLPSLALGIPAGGYLGRIIADALSATFSENWLTTWSVAGVSRRHIALAVLKRTLPSVMPLVGLVLVSLTGGAIAVEKVFAIPGLGRATLGAAAAQDLPALQVGVLILLLIASLAGMAASAVRLLILGRALRSGAMPVPEERGSPASRHAIWLPMGCILLLALLLLAGLPRDPITSTFLRLQPPSFALPFGADAMGRDLLARVAHGTLYTCLLALAVSLACLAIGLLVGLFPRLFTGPIEVTNALPPVIAGLLVAAINGPTATGAAIAVIAVSWASLAAHTAALVAEISARPYIRMLPILGIGPIRRSLFYILPALIGPLFRHAMLRLPGIALALASLGFLGLGASPPTPEWGRVLAEGMPYIERAFWGVLAPAAALGVLSILAVSAANLSGRHKH, encoded by the coding sequence ATGAGCGAATCGCTGTACTGCCGCACCTGTGCCAACATTAACCAGACGCAGCGTCCACAATATGGCGTGCTGATCCCGCTGTTTTCGCGACTGCTCACGCTGGCGGGTATTGTGGTGCTGATTGGTATGCTGCCATGGCTATCCGGTCAGGACCCGGCGCTGGCATTGCTACGCGCCCGCTCCGGCGAGCAGGAAGCAACGGCGGAAACGCTAAACGCGATTCGTCAGTCTCTCGGTCTGGATCACGGCCCACTGCGGTTGCTGTTGAATTGGCTGACCGGTCTGTTGCACGGCGATGCAGGCACTTCCTGGGTTTCTGGTCGACCGGTGCTCCCAGGAATGTTGCAGGCGGTAGCCATTTCACTCACGCTGATGGCCTCTTCGGCGCTGGTGGCTTTCACGCTGGCTGCCGTGCTGTGCGTCCCCACTTTTCGGCAGGGACTTCGTGGCCACATTCACCGTTCAGGCGGTCTGTTTGCCGCCTTATTTACCGCGCTGCCCGAGTTCCTACTGGCATCGTTTTTGCTGATCGTTGGTGCCGTCTGGCTACAGTGGTTTCCACCCTATGGCTGGTTGGGGTTGCATTACGCGGTGCTGCCGTCGCTGGCACTCGGTATTCCGGCAGGCGGTTACCTTGGGCGGATTATTGCCGATGCGCTCTCCGCCACCTTTAGCGAAAATTGGTTAACGACCTGGAGTGTGGCGGGAGTAAGTCGCCGTCATATCGCGTTGGCGGTGCTGAAACGCACGCTGCCCAGCGTGATGCCGCTGGTAGGATTGGTACTGGTATCGCTAACGGGCGGTGCGATTGCCGTCGAAAAAGTGTTCGCTATTCCCGGTCTGGGACGCGCAACGCTGGGTGCCGCTGCCGCACAGGATCTCCCCGCATTACAGGTCGGCGTGCTCATTCTCTTACTCATCGCTTCGCTCGCGGGTATGGCGGCTAGCGCCGTGCGGCTACTGATTCTCGGACGCGCGCTGCGCAGCGGGGCGATGCCAGTGCCGGAAGAACGCGGTAGTCCTGCGTCACGTCATGCCATCTGGCTGCCGATGGGCTGCATACTGTTGCTGGCACTTCTGCTACTCGCTGGCCTGCCGCGCGATCCCATTACCTCCACCTTTTTACGCCTGCAACCCCCATCGTTCGCGCTGCCCTTTGGCGCAGACGCCATGGGTCGTGATTTACTGGCACGCGTGGCACACGGTACGTTGTATACCTGCCTGTTAGCACTGGCAGTGTCGCTGGCCTGTCTCGCCATTGGCCTGTTGGTTGGGTTGTTCCCACGCCTGTTCACCGGCCCCATCGAAGTGACTAACGCCCTGCCCCCAGTGATTGCTGGGCTGCTGGTTGCCGCCATCAACGGCCCAACGGCAACGGGCGCGGCGATTGCCGTCATCGCCGTCAGTTGGGCATCGCTGGCTGCCCACACGGCGGCACTGGTCGCCGAAATCAGTGCGCGCCCTTATATTCGGATGTTGCCAATTCTCGGCATAGGACCAATACGGCGCAGCCTGTTCTATATTCTGCCAGCGCTGATTGGTCCCCTTTTCCGTCACGCCATGTTGCGGCTACCCGGCATTGCGCTGGCGCTGGCATCACTCGGCTTTTTAGGGCTGGGCGCGTCACCGCCGACACCGGAATGGGGACGCGTATTGGCGGAAGGTATGCCGTATATCGAACGCGCCTTCTGGGGCGTACTGGCACCGGCTGCCGCCCTCGGCGTGCTGTCGATACTGGCGGTGAGCGCAGCGAATCTCTCCGGTCGCCACAAGCACTAG
- a CDS encoding AraC family transcriptional regulator, which produces MFIVMRDGVFHMRNGGGKMAQRQQQGREGLSSGDRCRVGEVNRSDSRRTLPVVIGECWSDFSGIDTDLSLARSQYRPCRDLVEETQNPHSQPMLVMTFALAGESAYYDCGGSSIWFRQQHVTITTFGASVGERHYQAQRQVDQLRLLVGKTAATRYFGANCAEQLFSDDGVALRAFTPLSAASQVHVNALCADADPLNRHIHALSLLVQYRHVLKPEEKRGGIHPQERQQIDQVCCWLREHLAEPLTLACIAAQAGMSESRLKLGFHRCFATTPGQMLLRMRMERAHQLLEQGFQVAQTAWQVGYRHPANFSLAFTRYFNRNPKMIAARK; this is translated from the coding sequence ATGTTCATTGTTATGCGAGACGGCGTTTTTCATATGCGAAACGGCGGGGGGAAGATGGCGCAAAGGCAGCAGCAGGGGCGAGAGGGATTATCATCAGGCGATCGATGTCGTGTGGGTGAGGTGAATCGTTCTGATTCGCGTCGAACACTGCCGGTCGTTATCGGCGAATGCTGGTCGGATTTCAGCGGTATCGATACGGATCTGTCGCTGGCTCGTTCGCAATATCGCCCGTGCCGCGACTTGGTGGAAGAAACGCAGAACCCGCATTCGCAACCGATGCTGGTCATGACGTTTGCGCTGGCAGGGGAGTCTGCTTATTACGATTGTGGCGGCTCATCGATCTGGTTTCGTCAACAGCATGTCACGATCACGACGTTTGGTGCCAGCGTAGGCGAACGCCATTATCAGGCTCAACGGCAGGTCGATCAGCTACGACTGCTGGTGGGAAAAACGGCGGCGACTCGCTATTTTGGCGCGAACTGTGCGGAACAGCTATTCAGTGACGATGGGGTAGCGCTGCGTGCGTTTACGCCCCTATCTGCGGCCAGTCAGGTTCATGTCAATGCGCTGTGCGCTGACGCCGATCCGCTGAATCGTCATATCCATGCCTTAAGCCTGCTGGTGCAGTATCGGCACGTCCTGAAACCAGAAGAGAAACGAGGCGGTATTCATCCACAGGAGCGGCAGCAAATAGATCAAGTATGTTGCTGGCTGCGTGAGCATTTGGCTGAACCGCTGACGCTCGCCTGTATTGCGGCACAGGCAGGAATGAGCGAATCCAGACTCAAGCTTGGGTTTCATCGCTGCTTTGCGACCACGCCGGGTCAAATGCTATTGCGAATGCGAATGGAACGGGCGCACCAGTTATTGGAGCAGGGATTTCAGGTGGCACAGACGGCTTGGCAAGTCGGCTATCGACATCCCGCTAATTTCAGTCTGGCATTTACGCGCTATTTTAACCGTAACCCTAAAATGATTGCGGCACGTAAGTAA
- a CDS encoding AMP nucleosidase → MHSSESHISLTVTQALDKLEALYDDAVSALRDAIGDFIHHGTLPDANARAAGLFSYPALRVSWNGESTGHPRHRAYGRFTHPGSYSTTVTRPAFLRAYLAEQLALLEGDYDVRIEVSPSQQEIPFPYVLDGSDLILDRSMSAGIAKHFPTTELSQIGDETADGLYHATTTSPLSHFDALRTDFSLARLRHYTGTPVEHIQPFILFTNYTRYVDEFVRWACAQIADPASPYEALSCAGGIYITVETPNPEQTVSDLAWKNHQMPAYHLISRHGKGITMVNIGVGPSNAKTICDHLAVMRPHAWLMIGHCGGLRESQSIGDYVLAHAYLRDDHVLDAVLPPDIPIPSIAEVQRALYDATKMVSGMPGEEVKQRLRTGTVVTTDDRNWELRYAASALRFNLSRAVAVDMESATIAAQGYRFRVPYGTLLCVSDKPLHGEIKLPGQANRFYEGAISEHLQIGICAIDLLRAESDKLHSRKLRTFNEPPFR, encoded by the coding sequence ATGCATAGCAGCGAATCCCACATCAGCCTCACCGTCACTCAGGCTCTGGATAAACTGGAAGCGCTGTATGATGATGCCGTCTCGGCACTGCGCGACGCCATCGGAGACTTTATCCATCACGGCACGCTACCCGATGCCAATGCGCGTGCAGCAGGATTATTTTCCTATCCCGCCTTACGCGTGAGTTGGAACGGGGAGTCAACCGGACATCCACGACATCGTGCCTATGGGCGTTTTACCCATCCCGGCAGTTATTCTACCACCGTCACCCGTCCCGCGTTTCTGCGCGCTTATCTCGCGGAACAGCTGGCGCTGCTTGAAGGGGACTATGACGTCAGAATTGAAGTCAGCCCATCACAGCAGGAGATCCCGTTCCCCTACGTGCTCGACGGTTCCGATCTGATTCTTGATCGTTCCATGAGCGCGGGCATCGCGAAACATTTCCCGACCACGGAACTGTCACAGATTGGGGATGAAACGGCTGATGGCTTGTATCATGCCACTACCACATCGCCATTATCGCACTTTGACGCACTGCGTACCGACTTCTCGCTCGCCCGGCTTCGTCACTACACTGGCACGCCAGTGGAACACATTCAGCCATTCATTCTCTTTACCAACTACACTCGCTATGTCGATGAGTTTGTACGCTGGGCCTGTGCGCAGATTGCCGATCCCGCTAGCCCCTATGAGGCATTGTCCTGCGCGGGGGGGATCTACATCACCGTCGAAACACCTAACCCCGAGCAGACGGTGTCCGATCTGGCATGGAAAAACCACCAGATGCCCGCTTATCATCTGATTTCCCGCCACGGGAAAGGCATTACGATGGTTAACATCGGTGTCGGGCCATCTAATGCGAAAACTATCTGCGATCATCTCGCGGTAATGCGCCCGCATGCCTGGTTGATGATCGGCCACTGCGGCGGCCTGCGCGAAAGCCAGTCCATCGGCGATTATGTGCTGGCACACGCTTACCTGCGTGACGATCATGTACTGGACGCCGTTCTACCACCGGATATCCCGATTCCCAGCATCGCCGAAGTGCAGCGCGCGTTGTACGACGCGACCAAGATGGTCAGCGGAATGCCGGGGGAAGAAGTTAAACAGCGCCTGCGTACCGGCACCGTGGTCACCACCGACGATCGTAACTGGGAGCTACGCTATGCTGCTTCCGCACTGCGGTTTAATCTCAGCCGCGCCGTCGCAGTGGATATGGAAAGTGCAACGATTGCCGCACAGGGTTACCGCTTCCGCGTGCCTTACGGTACGCTGCTGTGCGTCTCAGATAAGCCATTGCACGGTGAAATCAAGCTGCCGGGACAGGCGAACCGTTTCTATGAAGGGGCAATTTCGGAGCATTTGCAGATTGGCATCTGCGCCATCGATCTGCTGCGGGCGGAAAGCGACAAGCTGCATTCACGTAAGCTACGCACCTTTAACGAGCCACCGTTTCGCTGA